tcttatataattcttaCTTAATAGTACTTAtatcaattatctttaaaaagtatatagaaATACTTTGGATAATTTTCTGCCTCTTTTTTTAGTGTGTAGACAAGGTTTTGGTATTTGTGCATTTattgagtttttaattgcatgtttatttataattagtaattcaagttttccgctTTTTTCTCTGTACGAATATGCTGATAAAAACGTAATTGCCTTAATCATTtgtaaatacttaatttttgtaaatattgccgcattttgtattaaaaatataatattgttccATTTCTTAATATCTCTGCTGTAATACGCGCAATGTCTATCTCCATATGTGTACTagcataataaatatcaaggattgtgttaaaaaaatattttaaaacatttgttatttattttccgtaaaaatataaaaatatagcatGTGTCTTCttgtaatgaaattaataaccaaatttaattcatactTTTACACGCAAAggagtaatatttataacaatattgttattacaGATTACAGTattctatttcttattaaaaagaagtatttaataaagcaatattttaatattttactgtataAGTACATGACTATTTGTGTATCCAATATTTAACTGATATTTTGTTAATGCTATCAATATAAAcgttatgatattaatataaacgtGGAGATATGACATGTAGTTGTTCGAATAATCAATCTGGGTGTGAGCTTACTTTTAATCTCGGTGGATGCAGGCAACTCAACCGTCACCTCGTTCATTCTTGCCCACCTTGCCTCCTGTTGGAAGTTTGGCCGATGAGGTTGCGAAGGCTCGGCAGCATATTAAACAATCCTTACAGTGTGTGAGTACTACACTCTCTTTGCTCGCGCCCTTCATACGATGTAATTTTCACAATCTGCTTactaatttaacatttcatattatttatatcttttcttgCATCACCTTTCATCGCTTCTTaagaattttaagataaatttaaaactgatcttacgaataaaaaatatatgttaattataaaagaattttatatttgtaaaataattattaaatatatttaagccatataaaaaaatctgtcatatatacataataataataagttattgATATTACCAATACATATactttattgaatattataattgcgataaaatcaaatcaatacaacaattaaatttattctatattgtGTTTTGTCTAGCTAACTTGTACTACAGTatgaattttacaaattatatttttcagatgGATGATATTGCTCATATCGCAAATCATGATGTTACACCTCGTGTCGACAgtcttgaaaagaaaaatcagGCTTTGCAGAACAGTAAGtgtcttatattaattatattataattttcgcaagcattatgcaaatattagttctctatattaaaaagttttatctaaGAACAattacacacgcacgcgcgcgcgcgcgcgcgcgcacacacacacacacacacacacacacatgtatacatatttacatatattacagtTTGATATAACTTTATTGCCTTTATCCCATATGTatcttttatcaatatatttttatacttacatctaaattttttttaaacactttaaaaagcacttttaaaattattattatcattttaaattagatactatgtaaatacaaaaatatattgataaaaaatatctataaaataaagctaaTATAAAGTCATGTTGAACTATGAcgatttcttttatatcataatcttaaaaataatggcaaataaaatcaaaacaatCAAGACTTTAAACTTTTTGAATAGTTATTCAAGACCTGAAAAACACTGTTGAAAAATTGACGGCTCGTGTGAAAACTGTCGAAACTTTGGAACAACGTGTGGAAAGCCTCGAGGCACGCATACCTTATATAGCAATTTGTCCTGCGAAACCTGAAGAACTAGAGCAAAAGCAGAAGCAGagcaaagaaaagaaaaatgaagatGACGAAGATATTGATCTATTTGATTCCGATTCAGAGGCAAGTGAACAAAGACAGTAGAAAATGGTATTGACTGATCTCTTTGTCCAAAGcacaaatgtttaatttcttataatatagaAGTAAACACTacacattgatatttttaagttaacaCGAATGTTAAGATATgtgaattatatgtaaaattatgtaacattcATTATTTGGCATACACCAGATATTCCCATAATACTGTTTCACTCAGTATTAGCACTTTTTTCACTTTCATATAAATCcagtatgtaataatatagtGTCCCTTCgcgaattttaaaattcatctCTTTTTAATAACCATCGTTTACGATGAAAATTCTTACTGTATTTGATTCGATAGGGAGAAGATGCGGAAGCTGCCAAAATTAGAGAAGAACGACTTGCCGCGTATGCTGCTAAGAAATCTAAAAGTATGTAATGTAGCTCAAGTTGTTCAAAATAAGCTATCATTAATCATTATCAACTTGTATCTTACAGAACCAACCTTAATAGCTAAATCAAATATCATCCTGGATGTGAAACCGTGGTCCGATGAAACGGACATGAAAGAGATGGAAAAGGAGGTACGAAAGATCGAGACTGATGGTCTTCTTTGGGGAGCTTgtaagttttaaaaactttaaaacatttctcaATTTGTAATGTTATATGTAAACTTTTGTGATAAgcctatttcttttttcatagcTAAACTCGTACCTCTCGCCTTTGGAATTCACAAGCTACAAATCTCGTGCGTCGTGGAAGACGATAAAGTGTCAATAGATTGGTTAACGGAGCAGATCCAAGAACTCGAAGAGTATGTGCAAAGCGTCGATATTGCAGCTTTCaataaagtataaagaaaCTAGAgccaaattataaaaagtgcaTGGTGATATAGTTGAAAAGCATGGGTCTATATGTGCCATTTCTGCATTCCATTAGCAGTATCTATAATCGAAAACTATTCATATGCGcgttttttcattaaaagtaaaaaaataaagattctaaaattatttgaagttattacaatttaactgTCTAAAAgcttacaaaatatgaaaagctggatttcataataaatttagatataaataaattaatatattgttaatttttgtaaaaaatgtcaaaattaaactttctctcttttcttttatatatgcgtgcgcgcacgcacacacacgcacacacacacgcacatctTAAAATGGtatgttatacataaaatatagtcTTCGCGTAAACAATGCAAACTATGTGTGAGCTATATGTAAAATGTCATCTATGTAAATAGATAAACTATATAATCAGAATTGGAGTAATTAGAATCTAAaagttaacttttaattaacaaattttaactttaatttttaactttaaaacttaattacttatttcttattattgtaTTCTGGATTATTGAATTACatgaattgaataatttacatatttgtatttccatataaaaaatatacatgcaaaCGTTACATAAACAATCGTAAAAAATCCATGTAAATGTAATCTTGAAAGATACGgctttgatatatatatatatatatttttttttaatgtatgtacgtatgtatataaatgtaaaagaggtaaagtttatatttcgaatgtgattaaattttttgcaatagatTATTTTCGCTAAAAGTAAAGTtaccttttattatattctcatattatattaaataaaaaaacatttggcCAATGCACAACACATGTTTAAtcatttatgatttatatttgcGTATAATATtgcgtaaattattatttaaatttttatcataaacatTGCCCATTATTCCTAGATCCATAATCCACAAAAATGTAgcagttattaatttaatatctaacaTAGCTGttatctaaattatgtacatacatttaaaaattttttaataaaatatagtattgTTTACTACTAATAATACATATGCCTCATATTAATATTCTCTTTCATAAATGGTAAGAGTACAAATCTGtcgtaaatttttcatataaattattgaaaaatcgttatgttaaaactttttttacttatataaaatgttccaacttttcgaatttttttctcaatcttAATTCCTAAAATTATTgcgtttcaatttaattatcaagatatttttatgcattttaatatattgtgtcgccttattaaatattaattatttgagaataattttttctgtatatataatgcgCAATACATGCGTGtataaatatgtcataattatatttttttctgtaaatataaatatacagggTATTCCagaatgattaatttttatttggtggAGTGAAAGaaggtaaaattttaaactaaaaattctacatatataaagaaaaatagaaatcaacactttgtatattaattacaataacataacaaaattattctcatATTCCTTTGTGCAAATGCaaaaattgacgaaattgttattaggacagaataaaattgatgagattgatattaatgcaTTTGCTCATCTTTTTAACCTAGAAGAATTAGATCCTTCAGCaaatatgttacattttcTGTCTCAAAACTGGACAGATTCTTTTATgtcgataaaatatttggactTAAGTGATAATCAATTTATGTCACTGAAGAATTTATCGTTGTTGAATGCATTACCAttgatagaaaatatattttatgaggaattcattaaaatatttaaatgttgcatattttattgaaaatttatcgcAAATCTTACTATTAACTTGAAAAACCAGTCAAACTTTACAAAACGGATATGGTCCATTTGGGGAAAcggttattataaaaatattctagatCTAGAAGACTATAATGATGACTTGGATGAATCTTAAGATGTCTTCAAGATGTCTCGAAGACATTtgtaaaagatatctaaaagaaatcCAAGATTTGGTTGAAGATATCttcatagaatttttaaaagatacataaaagacatcttaaaagatttaaaattttcaaactaGACATGccaaagatatctaaatgaaagatctatacaagatattatatattatactaaaatattataattatatactccCCTGCATAAAATGATCTTATTCAACAATAGTGTTTCGCATtcataagattttattataaattctgcTTTGCAAAAATCTCGGATTGGATCatgatcaatatttttcagtgtGATATTAAGAACAGaaccataaaattttatatgcctTTGAATCCGATAACAATTAGCAGAagaagtaaatcttttttaatgtgaaggttcgcatttatttgaatgcaaagaattcagaagatattcaattgaatatttttggaaTACTTCTGAATTCTTCTGAATTTTgctttttgacaaaatgtcaatattttttaattcttttcaatcCGACGTTTTATGCAGAGTCTACATATAATAACATGGAATATTGTTTActcaaatatacattaaatatatgctctataacatgtaataaatgtaataattatatatgctctataacatatgtaataagatatgtgatacaataatatgtatatattatataaatatacttaacaattaatatttttttaataagtactTTAGGTA
This DNA window, taken from Monomorium pharaonis isolate MP-MQ-018 chromosome 6, ASM1337386v2, whole genome shotgun sequence, encodes the following:
- the LOC105833869 gene encoding elongation factor 1-delta isoform X1, whose translation is MSTSTVPCGVLNREKIWLDKPFYDRAERNYYEKRAKLGTCFKVVSRKIAGGCTLKSDNSITDKCQDLINTNTLKSKAEKSKDNKLAHESNELNVKRSKCRAKNLKVNKDTADVCNMQNKENIKTSEKFDSVRDNIKEKENTSPSEKSKKYNAKEAKEKRNKEDTRNKNRENERNDVGGNKEIAVPFTRNKEQLPVQATQPSPRSFLPTLPPVGSLADEVAKARQHIKQSLQCMDDIAHIANHDVTPRVDSLEKKNQALQNIIQDLKNTVEKLTARVKTVETLEQRVESLEARIPYIAICPAKPEELEQKQKQSKEKKNEDDEDIDLFDSDSEGEDAEAAKIREERLAAYAAKKSKKPTLIAKSNIILDVKPWSDETDMKEMEKEVRKIETDGLLWGASKLVPLAFGIHKLQISCVVEDDKVSIDWLTEQIQELEEYVQSVDIAAFNKV
- the LOC105833869 gene encoding probable elongation factor 1-delta isoform X3; translation: MSTSTVPCGVLNREKIWLDKPFYDRAERNYYEKRAKAEKSKDNKLAHESNELNVKRSKCRAKNLKVNKDTADVCNMQNKENIKTSEKFDSVRDNIKEKENTSPSEKSKKYNAKEAKEKRNKEDTRNKNRENERNDVGGNKEIAVPFTRNKEQLPVQATQPSPRSFLPTLPPVGSLADEVAKARQHIKQSLQCMDDIAHIANHDVTPRVDSLEKKNQALQNIIQDLKNTVEKLTARVKTVETLEQRVESLEARIPYIAICPAKPEELEQKQKQSKEKKNEDDEDIDLFDSDSEGEDAEAAKIREERLAAYAAKKSKKPTLIAKSNIILDVKPWSDETDMKEMEKEVRKIETDGLLWGASKLVPLAFGIHKLQISCVVEDDKVSIDWLTEQIQELEEYVQSVDIAAFNKV
- the LOC105833869 gene encoding elongation factor 1-delta isoform X2, whose product is MSTSTVPCGVLNREKIWLDKPFYDRAERNYYEKRAKVVSRKIAGGCTLKSDNSITDKCQDLINTNTLKSKAEKSKDNKLAHESNELNVKRSKCRAKNLKVNKDTADVCNMQNKENIKTSEKFDSVRDNIKEKENTSPSEKSKKYNAKEAKEKRNKEDTRNKNRENERNDVGGNKEIAVPFTRNKEQLPVQATQPSPRSFLPTLPPVGSLADEVAKARQHIKQSLQCMDDIAHIANHDVTPRVDSLEKKNQALQNIIQDLKNTVEKLTARVKTVETLEQRVESLEARIPYIAICPAKPEELEQKQKQSKEKKNEDDEDIDLFDSDSEGEDAEAAKIREERLAAYAAKKSKKPTLIAKSNIILDVKPWSDETDMKEMEKEVRKIETDGLLWGASKLVPLAFGIHKLQISCVVEDDKVSIDWLTEQIQELEEYVQSVDIAAFNKV
- the LOC105833869 gene encoding probable elongation factor 1-delta isoform X4, with translation MSTSTVPCGVLNREKIWLDKPFYDRAERNYYEKRAKATQPSPRSFLPTLPPVGSLADEVAKARQHIKQSLQCMDDIAHIANHDVTPRVDSLEKKNQALQNIIQDLKNTVEKLTARVKTVETLEQRVESLEARIPYIAICPAKPEELEQKQKQSKEKKNEDDEDIDLFDSDSEGEDAEAAKIREERLAAYAAKKSKKPTLIAKSNIILDVKPWSDETDMKEMEKEVRKIETDGLLWGASKLVPLAFGIHKLQISCVVEDDKVSIDWLTEQIQELEEYVQSVDIAAFNKV